One part of the Quercus lobata isolate SW786 chromosome 7, ValleyOak3.0 Primary Assembly, whole genome shotgun sequence genome encodes these proteins:
- the LOC115954279 gene encoding pentatricopeptide repeat-containing protein At2g41720-like gives MGTNTNTITLNLNLNLNLQLSPTRPKTKILCKNNSAFEENKQVSVDYDEGKHLVSTHLTGLRKADIQRRYRLRVEADRFQRDWTLSEVVHEILSLRPHDDIEGVLNRWIGRFARKNFPLLIREITQRGSIERSIQVFQWMKNQKNYCPRNDIYNMMIRFHARHNRTDQARGLFFEMQEWRYAFCFCILCIFSDYPITVGSRLVRKEIPLGKW, from the exons ATGGGAACCAATACCAACACCATAACCTTGAACCTTAACCTTAACCTCAACCTCCAACTCAGTCCAACTCGACCCAAAACCAAAATCCTCTGCAAGAACAACTCCGCCTTCGAAGAAAACAAGCAAGTGAGCGTGGACTATGACGAGGGCAAGCACTTAGTCTCCACGCACCTCACCGGCCTCAGGAAAGCCGATATTCAAAGACGCTACCGCCTCCGAGTCGAGGCCGACCGCTTCCAGAGGGACTGGACTTTGTCGGAAGTAGTCCATGAAATCCTCAGCCTCCGCCCTCATGACGACATTGAGGGCGTGTTGAATCGCTGGATTGGCCGCTTTGCCAGAAAGAATTTTCCGCTTCTTATCAGG GAGATAACACAGAGGGGTTCTATTGAACGTAGCATTCAAGTTTTTCAGTGgatgaaaaatcaaaagaacTATTGTCCTCGGAatgatatttataatatgatgaTCAGATTTCATGCTAGGCATAATCGGACAGATCAAGCACGTGGTTTGTTTTTTGAGATGCAAGAGTGGAGGTAtgccttttgtttttgcatCTTATGTATTTTCTCAGATTATCCTATTACAGTAGGAAGCAGATTGGTCAGAAAAGAAATTCCTCTTGGTAAATGGTAA